The sequence GAACGCGTCCCCGTGCGCGTCGACACCCCCTTCGACCTCGCCTCGCTCACCAAGCTCTTCACCGCGATCGCCACGCTCCAGCAGGTCGAGCGCGGCGCCCTCGCCCTCGGCACCCCCGTCGCCGAGATCCTCACCGACCACCCCGCCGCCGCCGCGCACGGCTTCACGGTCCGCGCCCTGCTCACCCACACCACGGGCCTGCGCCCCGAACTCCCGCTGTACGAACTCCCCGACGACGCCGCCCGCCACCGGGCCCTCGCCACCGAGGAACCCGTCGCCGAGCCCGGCACCCGCCGCTACTCCGACCTCAACCCGCTCCTGCTCCAGCACCTCCTCGAACGCCTCACCGGGCAGCGCCTCGACCAGCTCGTGGCCGAGGGCATCACCCGCCCCCTCGGCATGACGTCCACCGGCTTCGGCCCGTGCCCCGGCGCGGCGGCGACCGAGGACGAGCGGCGCCCCTGGGCGAAGGCGGACCGGGGCATGGTGCGGGGCCTCGTCCACGACGAGAACGCGTGGGCGCTCGGCGGCGTCGCCGGGCACGCGGGCCTCTTCGGCACCGGACACGATCTCGCCGTCCTGTGCCGCGTCCTGCTCGGCGGCGGCGCCTACGGCACGGCACGCGTCCTCGCCCCCGAGTACACCACGCTCATGCTCGACGAAGGGCTCGGCTTCGAGGTCGACAAGCCCTGGTACATGGGCGAACTCGCGGGCCCGCTGTGCGCGGGGCACACCGGTTTCACCGGCACCTCGCTCGTCGTGGACCGCGCCACCGACACCTTCCTCGTGCTCCTCGCCACGACCGTCCACCCGCGCCGCCGCACCCCCGACAGCACCCCCCGCGCCCGCGCGGCGACCCGCCTCAAGCGCGCCGTACGGGACACGGGCCGCACACTCCCGTACGAGGCCGCCCCCTAGGCCCTGTCGTCACATTCCCGTCTGCCGCGCGGCGCCATGCACGCACTCTCGCCGCACCGCCCCCAGACCCGAGTACGTCCAGTACGAGGGCCTGGGGCGGCGCGCCGAGAGCACGCACCTGACGCCGCGTGGCCGCCCTCCGGGCGACGACGGGAATGTGACGACAGAGCCTAGAATCCCCGGGTGAACAATCCCGGGGTGACCCACCCGCACCACGCCCCCTCCGAGGTGCTGCGCGCCGCGCTCGCCTCCCTCCTCGACGGGCTCCCGGCCCGCGCCGCCGCCCAGTCCGTGGACCGGCTCATCGGGCACTACCGGGGCCGGACCCCCACCGGGGCGCCCGTCCTGCGCGACCGCTCCGACGTCGCCGCCTACGCCGCGTACCGGATGCCCGCGACCTTCGAGGCGATGCGGGCCGCGCTCGGCGCGCTCGCCGCCGCCCGCCCCGGCTGGACCCCCGCGGGCCACCTCGACATCGGCGGCGGCACGGGGGCCGCTGTGTGGGCGGTGGGCGCGACGTGGGACGGGGAGCGGCCCGTCACCGTCGTCGACTGGGCGCGCCCCGCGCTCGACCTCGGCGCCGAACTCGCCGCCGCTGCGCCCTGGCCCGCCGTGCGCGGCGCCCGCTGGACCCAGGGCCGCATCGGCACGGGCGCGGCGCCCGCCGCGCCCCTCGTCACGGTCTCGTACGTCCTCGGCGAACTGACCGAGGCCGACCGCGCGGCCGTCGTGGACACCGCCCTCGCGGCGACCGGCGACGACCCCGGGGCCGCGATCGTCGTCACCGAACCCGGCACCCCCGAGGGCTACGCCCGCGTCCTCGCCGCGCGCGACCGCCTCCTCGCCGCCGGGCTCCACGTCGCCGCCCCCTGCCCGCACGACGGGCGCTGCCCCATCGAGCCCGGCCGCGACTGGTGCCACTTCTCGGCCCGCGTCGCCCGCTCCTCGCTGCACCGGCAGGTGAAGGGCGGCTCCCTGCCGTACGAGGACGAGAAGTTCGCCTACGTGGCGGCCACGCGCGCCGCCCCCGAACGCGTCCCCACGCGCATCCTGCGCCGCCCCCAGATCCGCAAGGGCCAGGTCCTCCTCGACCTGTGCGAGCCGGACGAGACCCTGCGCCGCGCGACGGTCACGAAGCGCCAGGGGTCCCTCTACCGGGCCGCCCGCGACATCGACTGGGGCGACGCGTGGCCCCCGGCCGAGGAGGCGGAGGAGGCGGGCGGCGGCACCGAGGAGTGAACCGGCGCCGGGCGCAGCTCCTGCGTACAGCACTTCACGCTCCCGCCGCCCTTCACCAGCTCGCCCAGCTCCGCCCCCACCGGGTCGAAACCCCGCTCCCGCAGCGGGCCGAAGAGACCCCGCGCCTCGCGCGGGAGCACCACGTGCCGCCCGTCCGAGACCGCGTTGAGGCCCAGGACCAGCGCGTCCGCCTCGCTCGCGAGGAGCGCGTCGGGGAAGAGCGCCGCGAGGGCCGCGCGGCTGCCCGGCGAGAACGCGCCCGGGAAGTACACGACCTCCTCGCGCTCCGCGTCGAGCACGGCGAGGGCCGTGTCCAGGTGGTAGAAGCGCGGGTCGACCAGCTCCAGGCCGATCGCCGGACGCCCGAAGTACTCCTGCGCCTCGGCCGGCGCGAGCGGCGAGGAGCGGAAGCCGTGCCCCGCGAGGAGCCACCTGCCCGTCACGGCGAAGTCCCCCTCGCCCTCGTTGACCTGCACGGGCACGCCGACGTCCGCCCAGCCCCGCGCCGTGAACCACGCCCGGTGCGCCACCGCCTCCGGCTCCCGCTCCGCGAAGGCGAACCGCGCCCCGAGCACGCGCCCGCCGACCACCGTCGCCCCGTTCGCCGCGTACACCATGTCCGCCAGCCCCGGCTCCGGGTCGAGCACGTCCACGGTATGCCCGAGCGCCCGGTAGCAGGCCACGAGCCCCTCCCACTGCGCGAGCGCCCGCGCCCGGTCCACGGGCGTGCCCGGGTCCATCCAGGGGTTGATCGCGTAACGGACCTCGAAGTGCTCCGGGGGGCACATCAGGTAGTGGCGCGGGCTCGCCTCGCGGGCGCTCGCGGTACGGATCACGGCAACCTCCTCGTACGGGGAGTACGGAGATCACGCGGGCCCGCGCGCAGCCGCGCGGCCCGCCGCCGGGCCACCCCGGCCCGGCACGGCCATCGTGCGGCAGACGCGCCGCGCCGGTCTGCGCGCCGAACGGGTGAACGTCGCCGGGCCCCCGGAAACGGGCCCCGTCCGTGATCACCCCGTACAAGTGGCACCATGGACGGATCACCGGGACGAAGTGAGAGGTGAGATGGGCGCAGCGCACGACCGGCGGCCGGGCAGGCTCACACAGTGGTGGCGGCGTGCCACCGGACAGCCCCCCGGCAGTGAACCCCCCGCGGAGGACCGCACCGCGCTGCTGCTCGCCGTCGCCCAGGCCGGGCTGCCGCTCGCCCCCGCCGCGCACCCGGTCGGCCACCGCTGCTCCTGCGCGCGCGTCGGCTGCCCCACGCCCGGCAGACACCCCGTCTCCTTCGCCTGGCAGACCCAGTCCACGCACGACCGCGCGCAGATCGAGCGCTGG comes from Streptomyces sp. Tu6071 and encodes:
- the ddaH gene encoding dimethylargininase codes for the protein MIRTASAREASPRHYLMCPPEHFEVRYAINPWMDPGTPVDRARALAQWEGLVACYRALGHTVDVLDPEPGLADMVYAANGATVVGGRVLGARFAFAEREPEAVAHRAWFTARGWADVGVPVQVNEGEGDFAVTGRWLLAGHGFRSSPLAPAEAQEYFGRPAIGLELVDPRFYHLDTALAVLDAEREEVVYFPGAFSPGSRAALAALFPDALLASEADALVLGLNAVSDGRHVVLPREARGLFGPLRERGFDPVGAELGELVKGGGSVKCCTQELRPAPVHSSVPPPASSASSAGGHASPQSMSRAAR
- a CDS encoding small ribosomal subunit Rsm22 family protein produces the protein MTHPHHAPSEVLRAALASLLDGLPARAAAQSVDRLIGHYRGRTPTGAPVLRDRSDVAAYAAYRMPATFEAMRAALGALAAARPGWTPAGHLDIGGGTGAAVWAVGATWDGERPVTVVDWARPALDLGAELAAAAPWPAVRGARWTQGRIGTGAAPAAPLVTVSYVLGELTEADRAAVVDTALAATGDDPGAAIVVTEPGTPEGYARVLAARDRLLAAGLHVAAPCPHDGRCPIEPGRDWCHFSARVARSSLHRQVKGGSLPYEDEKFAYVAATRAAPERVPTRILRRPQIRKGQVLLDLCEPDETLRRATVTKRQGSLYRAARDIDWGDAWPPAEEAEEAGGGTEE
- a CDS encoding serine hydrolase domain-containing protein, which produces MRNLTEGPEPWCAGAVVLAGRGPHLAAEAAAGWAVRYRAWDEERGAGVELPPEERVPVRVDTPFDLASLTKLFTAIATLQQVERGALALGTPVAEILTDHPAAAAHGFTVRALLTHTTGLRPELPLYELPDDAARHRALATEEPVAEPGTRRYSDLNPLLLQHLLERLTGQRLDQLVAEGITRPLGMTSTGFGPCPGAAATEDERRPWAKADRGMVRGLVHDENAWALGGVAGHAGLFGTGHDLAVLCRVLLGGGAYGTARVLAPEYTTLMLDEGLGFEVDKPWYMGELAGPLCAGHTGFTGTSLVVDRATDTFLVLLATTVHPRRRTPDSTPRARAATRLKRAVRDTGRTLPYEAAP